In the genome of Pontibacter actiniarum, the window TTGCCACGTGGCCCGCTGTGTGTGCCGCCGCGCCGAGCGCCTGGCCATCAGCCTGCAGGAGGTGGCAGCGGTAGCGGAGGGAGAGCTGGTGGTAAAATATTTAAACAGACTCTCTGACTATCTTTTCGCTCTTTGCCGTAAAATGACCCAGGAACTGGGCGCTGAGGAGGTAGTTTGGAAACCCAGAATTTAACAACCCATACGATACAACCCAACCTAACCCAACAGGAATCACTAAAACTAACTTACTATGTCAATAGATATGCTAACTATACCGGCACAATGTGTCACGGAGTCGCGTATTTCGCAGCTGGATATCAACAATATTGAGTTCGGAAAGCTCTTCTCAGACCACATGCTGGTGGTTGACTACAAAGACGAGGCTTGGCAGAACCCGGAGATACTGCCTTACGGCAACATAACCATGAGCCCGGCTACCTCGGCCCTCCACTACGGACAGGCTATTTTTGAGGGTATGAAAGCCTACAAGGACGCCAACGGCGACATCCTGCTGTTCCGCCCGCTGGATAACTTCCGCCGCCTCAACATTTCGGCGGAGCGCATGTGCATGCCGGCCATTACAGAGGACATTTTCATGCAGGGCCTGGAGCAGCTGCTGCGCCTGGATGCTGCCTGGGTGCCGCCAACCGCGGGCTGCGCACTGTATATCCGCCCGTTTATGTTCGCCACTGATGACTTTATCGGGGTAAGGCCGTCGTCCAAGTACCGCTTCACCATCTTCTCCTGCCCGGTGGGCGCCTATTACGGCCAGCCACTGAAGGTTGCCATAGAGCCGAACTTTGTGCGTTCTGCGGAGGGCGGTGCCGGCTATGCCAAGGCGGCCGGAAACTACGGCGCAGCGCTGCTGCCAGCCCGCAAGATGCAGGAAAAAGGGTATCACCAGCTTATCTGGACAGATGCCAAAGAGCACAAGTACATTGAGGAGTCCGGCACGATGAACGTAATGTTTGTGATCGACGGAAAGCTGATTACGCCTCCCGTGAGCACGACCATCCTGAAAGGCATCACCCGCGACAGCGTACTGACGCTGGCCCGCGACCTGGGCTACCCTGTAGAAGAGCGCAAGGTAGCAGTGGATGAGCTGGTGGAGGCCCACAAAGCCGGTACGCTGCAAGAGGCTTTCGGGACAGGCACAGCCGCTACCATAGCCCAAATAGCCACCATCCACTACGATAACACAGACATGGAGCTGCCTGCGATAGAAGGCCGCAAAATATCCAATCACCTGGCTACCGAGCTGGACAAGATCAAAACCGGCCAGGCTCCGGACCCGCACAACTGGGTGTACCGCATCAGCCTGTAAAGTATTAAGTATAAGTGCAGAGATGCTGAAGTATAGGCGACAGTTTATACTTCAGCATTTTCTTGTTTAAAAGGATGTATAACCAAGTACGCTAATGACAACTGAGCAAGTAAAAGAGTTGAAGGCCAGAGTAGAGGCCTTGAGGAGGTACCTTTGACTACGATGCCAAGAAAGAGCAGGTAAGGGAGACGGAGGTCGAGACCACTGCCCCTAACTTCTGGGATGACCCTAAAGAGGCTGAGAAGATCCTGAAGGAGAT includes:
- a CDS encoding branched-chain amino acid aminotransferase; the protein is MSIDMLTIPAQCVTESRISQLDINNIEFGKLFSDHMLVVDYKDEAWQNPEILPYGNITMSPATSALHYGQAIFEGMKAYKDANGDILLFRPLDNFRRLNISAERMCMPAITEDIFMQGLEQLLRLDAAWVPPTAGCALYIRPFMFATDDFIGVRPSSKYRFTIFSCPVGAYYGQPLKVAIEPNFVRSAEGGAGYAKAAGNYGAALLPARKMQEKGYHQLIWTDAKEHKYIEESGTMNVMFVIDGKLITPPVSTTILKGITRDSVLTLARDLGYPVEERKVAVDELVEAHKAGTLQEAFGTGTAATIAQIATIHYDNTDMELPAIEGRKISNHLATELDKIKTGQAPDPHNWVYRISL